The proteins below come from a single Lates calcarifer isolate ASB-BC8 linkage group LG11, TLL_Latcal_v3, whole genome shotgun sequence genomic window:
- the ttyh3a gene encoding protein tweety homolog 3 codes for MAAVVSYSPPWWVNLLHRLPHFNLKFEQTSSDFRPEDWTYQQSILLLGGVALACLALDLLFLLFYSIWLCCRRNKNVEQPNADCCCTAWCVIIATLVCSAGIAVGFYGNGETCDGVNRLTYSLRHANRTITGVQKLVYDGTSSLNQTVDDNLQQLEGQYAQHADYLSIIQKLQGQLDELVRQMVEIPFWDNTNISLDELAGKIELYDWYRWLGYIGLLLFDVLICLLVLFGLIRNSKGTLIGVCLFGVVALVISWVSLGLELAISATSSDFCVAPDTYVTKVADQYGVINQEILQYYLSCSVEQTNPFQQKLSGSHKALVEMQDDVSELLRSATREYKQTKGSLEEIQGILNTTEISLHQLTALVDCRSLHMDYVQAMTGLCYDGLEGLIYLVLFSFVTALMFSSIVCSVPHTWRGKRSDEDSEDESLSHGGRQNHDNLYRVHMPSLYSCGSSYGSETSIPAAAHTVSNAPVTEYMAQNANFQNSRCENTPLIGRESPPPSYTSSMRAKYLANSRPDPNTPPAH; via the exons ATGGCAGCAGTGGTTAGCTACTCTCCACCGTGGTGGGTGAACCTGCTGCACAGACTCCCCCATTTCAACCTCAAGTTCGAGCAAACTAGCAGTGATTTCCGACCAGAGGACTGGACATATCAACAG TCCATCCTGTTATTGGGAGGTGTGGCGCTCGCCTGTCTGGCCCTGGACCTCCTGTTTCTGCTGTTCTACTCCATTTGGCTGTGCTGCCGGCGGAATAAAAATGTGGAGCAGCCCAACGCTGACTGCTGCTGCACGGCCTGGTGTGTCATCATAGCAACACTTGTCTGCAG CGCTGGCATTGCTGTGGGTTTCTATGGGAACGGCGAGACTTGTGATGGAGTGAACCGGCTGACGTATTCCCTGCGCCATGCTAACCGCACAATCACTGGAGTGCAGAAGCTG GTGTATGACGGTACATCCTCATTGAACCAGACGGTAGATGACAATCTGCAACAGCTTGAGGGCCAGTATGCGCAGCATGCAGACTACCTGTCCATCATCCAAAAGCTGCAGGGCCAGCTGGACGAGCTGGTCAGACAGATGGTGGAGATTCCCTTCTGGGACAACACCAACATCTCCCTGGACGAGCTGGCCGGCAAGATTGAGCTGTATGACTGGTACAG GTGGCTGGGCTACATAGGCCTGCTACTGTTCGATGTCCTCATCTGCCTTCTGGTGCTGTTTGGCCTCATTCGCAACTCCAAGGGAACACTTATAGG GGTGTGCTTGTTTGGCGTGGTGGCTCTGGTAATCAGCTGGGTTTCTCTGGGGCTGGAGTTGGCCATCTCTGCA ACCTCCAGTGACTTCTGTGTTGCTCCCGACACGTATGTCACAAAAGTGGCAGACCAGTATGGGGTCATCAATCAAG AAATCCTGCAGTACTACCTTAGCTGCAGTGTGGAACAAACCAACCCCTTCCAGCAG AAGCTTTCCGGGAGCCACAAAGCTTTGGTGGAGATGCAGGATGATGTGTCCGAACTGCTGCGCTCTGCAACCAGAGAGTACAAGCAAACTAAG GGAAGTTTGGAGGAGATCCAGGGGATACTGAACACCACAGAGATCAGCCTACATCAGCTCACTGCACTGGTGGACTGTCGGAGCCTGCACATG GACTACGTCCAGGCCATGACAGGTCTGTGTTATGATGGACTGGAGGGCCTCATCTACCTTGTGCTCTTCTCTTTCGTCACTGCTCTCATGTTCAGCTCCATAGTTTGCAGCGTGCCTCACACCTGGCGGGGCAAGAG GAGCGATGAGGACAGCGAGGACGAGTCTCTGAGCCACGGAGGAAGGCAAAACCATGATAACCTGTACCGGGTCCACATGCCCAGCCTGTACAGCTGTGGCAGCAGCTATGGCAGTGAGACCTCCATCCCCGCTGCCGCCCACACCGTCAGCAACGCACCTGTTACAGAGTACAT GGCTCAGAACGCCAACTTCCAGAACTCGCGCTGTGAAAACACGCCTCTGATCGGACGAGAGTCTCCTCCCCCCTCG TACACCTCCAGCATGCGGGCAAAGTACCTGGCCAACAGCCGACCAGATCCTAACACCCCTCCGGCGCACTAA